The genomic interval gggtgtgCTGCGCATATCTGGTGGCTGCCACAACCCACCACAACCTTATTGTGGAGCCACAAGGTCACATGACcattatttgagagagagagattcaaagacTCAAGATTCAAACAAATGTATTGTCTAATATGCTGCCATATCAGAAATGTGTCTTGattgaaggcgtgtgtgtgtgtgtgtgtgtgtgtgtgtgtgtgtgtgtgtgtgtgtgtgtgtgtgtgtgtgtgtgagagagagagagagagagagaaagaaagaaagagagagagagagagagagagagagagagagagagagagagagtgagagagaaagagagagggagacagagagtgtgtgtctgtgtgtgtgtgtgtgtgtgtgtgagagtgtgagagagagagagagagagagagagagtgagagtgagagtgagagtgagagtgtgtgtgtgtgtgtgtgtgtgtgtgtgtgtgtgtgtgtgtgtgtgtgtgtgtgtgtgtgtgtgtgtgtgtgtgtgtgtaagggtgggggtggggggggggctaggaGTGGGTAGTTGTTGCAGCGTCTTGTTTTTATAgccatgcatgtactgtactgagcAATTATAGCCATGTCTGTAGAGAGCAATACTATACGATAAAATTAgctaatgtgttgtgttgtctaaGTCTTTGCCTTGCCCCTTGTTTGTTTGTGGCCCATCTAAGAAGATTAATTCAACGAGTTAACTTTCAACCATAATGTATGTCAATAGCTTTCACTTCCATGAATGTAAACAGTTTAATATAAACAGTTTCTAGTAGAAACATATTTACACTGTACCAGAAGTAATGGGTATGCACTCAGTCAGGTGTCCTAGAATGCAAAAGTTTATATCCTCCTGTTATAAATTGCTCTTCTGTCAGAAAGACTAGAGAgacgtgggtatgtgtgtgttgatgtgtgtgtgtgtgtgtgtgtgtgtgtgtgtgtgtgtgtgtgtgtgtgtgtgtgtgtgtgtgtgtgtgtgtgtgtgtgtgtgtgtgtgtgtgtgtgtgtgtgtgtgtgtgtgtgtgtgtgtgtgtgtgtgatgtgtgtatgtgagtctttTCTCATCACCATATTCAATTAAAGACTTGACTGTTTGGTGACCTAAGTGATTCAACTTTTTCTGTATTCTTAAACATAAATGTACTCATTTTACCAGTGATAAATCCCAGGGATTCACTTATTTTGGTGATTTTGAGATGTAGGAGTAATGGAAAACGTTAGCCTGATTattatgactttcaaatctcttcgagacttggtctgaccaagacaatAACAGCTAaaattctcaaacggcatggttgacccacctcccttggtttgctactggtcgagggcagaacaggctgagccaaagttttaaccaaacatttcttagtcccaatagaacgtcactgccttgaacacgcctctacccaggaccgttggtgatgctcaaagttgattgcttacctacaaagtgggtggagttccctgCAGTGGAGGGAACCCTACAGTACCTGAACAACAGTTTTCCTGAGCTAATGTAGCAGagtcgaaggtgttgcgtcaccgcgagggcggagcctgggtaggaaAACGTTACAATACACTATATGTAATGCACAGTGACCAGCATTAAAGAATATTTTGGACAGTATTGCATTACTGCAGAAAAGGTTGCTATCATTTATTTAAAACAAATAATTTTCATTCTCATTCTGTTACGGAGCTGTAACATGTACGGAGCTGTAACATGTACGCTAAACTGTTCTTTTTCAAACGTAAACAAATGTACAGAAGTAAATGGTGTGGAAAGAAGAACACAAGAAAATTTCAATTTTTATACCAAATTGAGATACTAAATGGAAAGGTAATAGGCCTAATGGCTTTTCGCCAGAAAGGGATCCTCTTGAACACCAAGAGAGGCTGTGCGGTACACCTTTAGCCCACTCTTGCTAGTTGGACAGCACAGAGGTTTCTCCTCCCTCCCAAAGGAACTGGACACCATGGTGGTCCTACAATGAGTGCCGCCCAAGACAATGTCCCGCCCCTTTCGCGATGGCCCCGCCACCAGGTGAAAAAGTCGGCAAAAAAACATttatagcaatgttattaaacaCTTAAAGCAAGAGTTATTATTTCAACACTGTGGTAATAGTACAAAACCTTTAAATGATTTTCACACATTTAAATAACAATTTCCACAATGTCCTCTGGGGGCGGGGCTtcatggtgggggtggagggttgcGATGGTGCCGCCTCCTATTGGTTGCCGCCCCAGGCAATTGCTCCGTTGGCCTGCCCCTTGGACCTCCCCTGGCTGGACGCCAAGGGTGGTTCTTGCCTGGAGATTCCCCCTGGCACGCACCTTGGTTGGCCTCAGAGTTCTCTTCCCATAGCTGCACAGTGCGGCCTGCACTTCACGGTCTGTCTTGAGCTTGGACGCATTCTGCAGAAATGACTGGATTGGTTTGAGGTAGGATTCGTCCTGTGTCAGTTTTGTTTCCAGGTCGTCAACCCAATCTTCCAGTCCCTTCTTAAGTGCCGTCACACGCTCTTCACGCGTGATTCCACTCTCCTGTATTGTGCCTACATACATATTATGTATAGTTAGCATAACATCACCCTAAGCTGAGGCTTTTAAGCCTGACCATAAGGCCACGATTGCCTATATGTTAGGCTATTAGAACAATGTAATTGGGTAGGCAATCGGAATCGGAGTATCAAAAGGATtgagagacatacagtataatacttgtgtaacagatgccaaatAACAGAgtatggcgtggaacgttagtcaacctccctcccgaagcctcatacagtattggtagcgccGAACTATCACTCTaggcctcccatgcccaaacgtGAGCGTTGACTGGTAAGTGGTGGGTTCAAGCCCAGAGTGGCAAACtagtagcctgattataatcgactttcaaatctcttcgagacttggtctgagcaagagcataacaattcccaaacggcatttcccaaacggcctcccttggtttgctaatgattgttggcttcccaacaaagtgggaggagttcccgattttgcgggaactcagaaagtacttgcattgctcttgacctgacttgtaggaacgctgaagctgttgcgtcactaggagggcacggcctggctagcaaaCTCGCACAGGATCACATCAGttccaccagagagagtagagagagagaggttccattgggccattgtttccgggttctattaggcagacctaggcagacctaaggactgttctattcaatgctagaagcattatgacaccccctttaggcagaccggaacctggtcatgttaggtgcccataccaacctattacaatggcatatctctatacttaaagaatctctggttccaCTTACTTGGTCCTGCTAAGGAGTGCAGTGGTTCCCTGCAGTCGTCTTCATCATCTGTGGGACAGAGAAGAAAGTGAACCTTATATGGCAAAAACAGGGTTCTGGGGGGTAGCACTGGTGTCACTCCCCCAGTATTGTCATTGACACATTGTCATTTATGACCCTAAATAAGTTTATATAGGAATATCCTGTCCATCTAAAGTATAATGTAAATTAAGACTTTGTCTCTATCGTGTAACCATATGTGCATCAACATTTTCAATTGTAGACCAAAGAGATGATTGAGTTGATGCTTGAACTTCTGTACAAGATTATAACAAGGAAAAATAAAATAGTGGCATTTTATTCTACACTGTAGACTTGTTACCAGTCTTTTTGATCATCAGGATAATTTGCATTTCACTTTCTAATACTTTGTCTAGCATCCCTGTGCAGTGGAAAATTATAGAAATTTGTGCCCACTACCCCGGGTCATGGActcaagttaaaggggtatgccactattttggggcttaatacagttaacatcgttggctggggtttataaaggtggtaaagtgtcttatttttcaagtaagccgttgtcttgctttaggacaagttaaaagagggagcatgtcgctaagctagtgaaagtcaatgcatccatgtagcatgctacatgctacagtgatccattgactttcactagcttagctacgtactccctcttttaacctctcttaaatcaagacaacgcttaacatgaaaaataagacactttaccacctttataaaccccagccaacgattttaactgtattaagccccaaaatagtggcatacccctttaattccaCTGCACTGTGCCTATTTCATAGAAACCGAGTCTGTCTGTCATGTTAAgcaactaaaataaaatacaagaatcacaaaCCATTCCTACAAAATATGAACGTTGCTGTTCGCTCACAcctgaagaccttgtaagaaacaattgggagttgagcacactttcaGAAAAAAGACTGCACTGTACCTGACAAAGCTGACGCAGTAAGAAAGTGCCGCTCCCCGTCCTCCTTGAGAGTATCGAGGGCAGAGGATGGGGAATGGCCTCCCTGAATCCGTTCTGCCAGCTGGGTGAAGGTGCTGGTGCTGAACTTGCACCGCTTGCTGAGGGTGTCAGTGCCGAGGCGGCGGGGGTGGTTGTGGTCGGACCTTATGTTGATGTACAACAGGAACCCCTGGACCATGTGCTTATCAGATGCCCTGCGGTACAGAAGGTGGGACATGCAAGTCCAATTGATTTGATTCAGCTTGTCATTAAACGTTCAAGTGTGTGCTATAGGTTACCTGAAATGAATTCCTTCTGGATTAATAAgagtactctgctctactctactttctATTTGTGTGCCATTTTGTCATTGATGTTGGGGGTGTAAAAACAAATTCATATCTACTGTGTTGACAAATaagcaaaaaataaaatgtattgaaTCTTGAAAGTGCAGTCCAAGGGGggatgctgtggcgcagcgcgttaaCACACCGTACCATATGCGGGCGACAcgggttcaagtccggcctgggtcatttcccaaccctagccCGTCCCTCTCTCCTACTTCCTTCTGTcatctcttcaactgtcctatctaaataaaggTTACAAAGCTCCCAAAAACgcattttaaaaagaaagtgcAGTTCAAGTGCTACAACTTAGCTGTATactttaccagagagagtagagagagagagaggttccattggcccattgtttccgggttctacaattgcaagggggagggggggaatccccctttaggcagacctaaggactgttctattcattctaggagtattatgacacgcccctttaggcagaccggaacctggtcatgttaggtgcccatagcaacctattacattggcatatctctatatacttaaagaatctctgactttaCCGTGATCTCCTGCCCTCCATGCTCCTCTTGAGGGCGAGGAAGAGAGTGGCGGGGCAGTTAGTGTTCCTGGGGCCTGTGCTGTACGTCCTGTGCTGACATCTGTAATCGTTCTGTTTTAATACATACAGCAATTGAGGTTAGCTTGGTAATTAGGTGAttcaagtgagtgtgtgtatctgtttatttatttgaacTTTTAAGCAAGCACACTTCACCTGCCATATCCATGTGTTCTGTCGCTCGCATTCACTTACTATAAACATGTGCAGCAATTGAGGTTAGCGTGGTGATATAAgcgagtgtgtgtttatttatttgaacTTTAAACATGTTAAGACAaagtgttataaattagctgttaccagaatggcaatgaacatgTCGTAGTGgcatgcattactaaaggccttgtgttatgtcatagtattgtaccactatggtacttaacttttcaatgtgccactggaggtacggcgtgcattatgggcctGTAttctgttagcctgattatcatcgactttcaaatatcttcgacacttggtctgaccaagagcatcacaattaacatttcccaaatggcatggttggcccgcctcccttagtttgctaatggttgtttgcttcctgacaaagtgggaggagttcccgttttttcgggagctcagaaacgatatttgtattgctcttggcctgactagaagcaatgctgaaggtgttgcgtcactaggagggaatAGCCTGTATTCTCTCTTTCCAAATGACTTACTCTAAACAGGTTGTAGCGGCCTGACAGGGGATACGTCTTGGCTTTCCTCCACGTCCACCCAGAGGTCTGCTGAAAGTCCTGCAGccatttctccacctcctcctttgtTGAGAGCTTGACTTTGAGCTGCGCTCTGTCCTCCTCCTTTGCGCACAGGAGATGACTGAAGCCAGGGGGCAACACTTTCTGTTCAGAGTACCAAAAACACAGTGGGTTTCATTAACTAaacctgttttatttatttagagAATGTTTTGATGATAATGACTTTTAAGTATAGTGTGCTTAACCTCAAGCTCCTCCAACTGCTCCAAGTCACCAGCCTGGCAAATGTGGCAGGTCTTAACATCAGCCATTCTAAAGATAAAGGAAAATATCATGCTGTTTAGTAAGCATCAGTTGTAGTTCACAACATCACAAAGGATTGCTGCTAAGATGTATTTTACCTTCAGCGTGCTTCACTGATCGGAATCTCTGCCAAATACAAGTGGAAATAGTCACAAATTAACTATTTCAAATACTTAAGTTTGTTTTTTTCATATGTAGTATTACTCACGTTAACCTCCTCTGGAGAAAAGCAATAAGATGAACATTTTGCATCATTCAAATTCCAGAGTGCATTGCAAGAGGTGGGAAAAGTACATAGGGGCCTACATTTGGGCTACTAAAAGTATCTTAAATAGGCTATTTATATTTACTTTGCTTAAATCCTAGGCTATTCAAGTAAAAGTACACATCTAAAATGTAGCCAAGTttaagtttaaaaataaaataaaataaataaataataaattatagCCAACATTGAGTAAAAgtagttaggcctataggcctacttgagcTTTCCTCTTTAGAATTCAATGCTTCTTTTTCTTGGATATTGTCCTCCATggcctctatctcttgcttggcaccagccatcactCTACCCAGTTTACATTATTATTGTGCGTGTCGGGTTGTCAGTTTATAGGTCTGTGGTGGTCACAATTTAGGCCTACTCAGGCCAGGTCCCAGTCAGTGTGAGGCTACTTGGGTCAACATGTAGGCTACTGAACTGAAGTACAAGTAAAAGCCCTACTTATTTTCAAAAACTCAAAAACAGAATGTTCATTAAAGCTACTGATATTTGAGTAGGACATTTATGTTAaatagttactttccacccctgattTCAAGTAGTTCTTTGCAAATAGCTAGCCTAGCCTACATTAAAAGAGCACCACCCTCCCAAACCTTGTTTGAATTAATTAATAGATTAATCGCACATAATGTAGTTGTGTTACCTATAGCGAAATATAGCGATCAGCGTACCTAAAAACACATTTCCAATCAGAAGCCAAGTTTTGTCGTCGCCATCCTAGGGTTCGCTTGGACTGCTGCTGGTTTTACTCCGGATAGCATTACATGTAACACCATGCCACGTCCCAAAGCAAACATTTGTTGTCCATTCTGTCCAATATGACCCCCCACACACAATTATCATATTCTATCGTTTTGCACTACACGCTGACATATTTCTGTGCTGCATTAACCTTATTTTGCATCTCAAACGACCTCAAAAACGAAAGCCCGGAACCTTGATGACAGTTGAACTGGGAGTAACATAGCGAGTGCACAACCAGGAACTGACTGTAAACACAGGAAATGTTTCATCTCTCTGCGATATTCATGTCATATACGTTATTCACCCTGGATTAACGCTGGAGGAGGCCGTTGCTTTACTTGAACTGTACTTAGTTATTATGATTATATCCTTCTCCTGGGCATTGTATTTCTTGTTTGTTTCCAAGCCGGTGATGGGGAAAATTTACTAAGCCAACGCTTCCTGATCTGGTAATGCCAACCACCAGTTATCTCAGTTGTTTAGCTAGCTAGTGACAGCTTGCATTGTAACCTTTGATGCAACCCAGACTATCAAAgagaaactagattgcatttcctcacagaaaatgctggagtatgcttgcccgtcttgcattcgttgcccttcatgcacgccttgcctttcatgcatgacttgcccttaatgcacatgctgcccttcatgcatacacaacatacagttaaccatctagatatgagctaacttcctgtttggtatgtatcatattggcaaaaacacattttcaccaactgtagcgccccccaatggccatattgcactgaattcggtacgtagcgtctgggtgtactggagaccatgtgtgagaaatttcgttaagatctgtcaaggcgttgctgagatatgagctaacttcctgtttcgactgtaagtttgcctttgttgtcaattttgattggctgctgtgcgccgatgcttacagctattgctctgtaaacttcagcataggtgcaaaatagtccaatggtggtctgataaaaattgtaggacgaacagacaaaaaatgtgggcggagcttcatttttattgatttttgaatatgtcaaaatggcgggaaattcattatggtaaatatgacatcatagtatgcgttggattcggcttgacccaaggatttcagcgataccaagcgtttgatgaattgaagtaaatacgggctaatatcgtcaaaaacacatttttgcttattgtagcgccccc from Engraulis encrasicolus isolate BLACKSEA-1 chromosome 17, IST_EnEncr_1.0, whole genome shotgun sequence carries:
- the LOC134466948 gene encoding uncharacterized protein LOC134466948; amino-acid sequence: MADVKTCHICQAGDLEQLEELEKVLPPGFSHLLCAKEEDRAQLKVKLSTKEEVEKWLQDFQQTSGWTWRKAKTYPLSGRYNLFRNDYRCQHRTYSTGPRNTNCPATLFLALKRSMEGRRSRASDKHMVQGFLLYINIRSDHNHPRRLGTDTLSKRCKFSTSTFTQLAERIQGGHSPSSALDTLKEDGERHFLTASALSGLQV